The following DNA comes from Pomacea canaliculata isolate SZHN2017 linkage group LG10, ASM307304v1, whole genome shotgun sequence.
GCAGGTTCAAATTTTCTCATAATACCGCAGTTCTCAACCTGTGTGGTGTGCCCCCCGAGGGGAGTGCGATGTGCCGACAAGAAGGgtgcgaaggtggtcatttttttttcaagtttctcatatctcatatcagaattagtgaaattagctggCTAATGGGGGTGTGCAGACAtatctttttttgtcttgtgggcgtcacatgtaaaaggttgagaaatgCAATCGTGTTTGCCATGGTACACCCAGAATGAAGTTACCTAATATGTAGCATTTCTCTAGAATTAGGTTACCTAATGTATAACACATATCTACAGAACACCCAGAATGAAGTTACCATGACATGTCACTGaagtcttcttcctcttctcggTCTTtgtcctcttcatcatcatcatagtctCCAGCCACTGTCCGAATATTTGTCAGCCGGTTCTGAAATTTGGCTAGCAGAGCCATTGTGTTTGCCTCACggtcttcttttttctcaagCAACCGTTTTCGggatttgtatttttgtctctctttctttaccATGGCAAGGAgatcattttctgaaaagagCAGGCAATAAAATTACAGGTAAAATATTTAGCTTATCTTGGTGTATGTTTTGTCCTCATAGCACAATGGTTTAATGAAAAATGGAAGGTTGAGAATTAGGAAAAatgcacctcttctgtaaaaATTACTCCAAACaccctttttcacaccctttcctgCTAGTCTTCCATTTGCAATATCATGAtgctctcagttcttgttatttggttcctcttttgcgttttctgttttctcaccCTACACAATATTTTCACCACACTTTTGGCATTTACATTTTCCCTGGCCCATTTTCACGAACAGTGACAGCAAAGGAGCAAGATTAGTTAATTATTCCTCATTTGATTCAGACAGAAATTATGATTTATTCACTCACAACCATGCCATTCACTGATGATCATAAGCATCAGCAGTACAAAGAACTTTTGCTGTTTAATCCTTTCACCTTCAGAAGTATCTTCCTCATCATCTTTCTTTATAGTCTTCTCTGAATCCTCCGGTTTAGGCACTTTTGTCTCTTCCTTATCTTCGATTCTCTTTTTCGATTCCTTTATGTCTTTTTGGAGTTTTCtggcttctttttttaactcttcCCTGAATAAaggttgaaaacaaaatgagcttattaataatttcataagaacaaaatataatttgaaaacaGAAGCATGGTGCAAATGTGTCTGATAGATTCATTTACTTCATAATCAAGTAAAATCAAATCAGTACACAATGAATTAGTAAAATAGTGTTAACTTTTCCTAAGCAAACCATCAAAAATCAAACCCCACCAGGCTATTTAAACTTTTCAAGCAGTCAGCACATTAATGTAATAACATACATGCGAGCACTGGAGCTCTTCTTAGAATCTTCTTGCGATTCTGTGactggttttgtttcttttgctttggGTGagtcttccctttctttcttcagcttctTTCGTACATCTTCCTTGATGCTGCGCTGATCCTCTGAAGGTCGTGATCCAGCCTCTGCCTGGAAGTCAGAAAATTTCAATGGGCATAAAAATTCTGTTGGAATCCATAAGAAATTCCTGTAAATCTTGGAGGCAGAGTTGATCCATTATGTTACAACTCATTCAGCAATTATAACAAGGTCACGTTAAGTGAAATACACAGGTCAAATTACTTCCTTTATGTACATTAACTCTTTGCCCTTGTAATTACATTTAAAAGTCACCTTAAGCTCAAATATTCAATCACTCACTTCTTCTtcaggtttctttttcttctttccttcctctttctcttcctctggTTTCCTCTTCCTTCGACTATCTTGGTCTTGTTCTTCAGTTTTCCGCTTCCTTCGATCTTCCTCCACAGCATCTTCTTTCCTTTTACGCTTTTTATCATCACTTATCtcgtctgtcttctttctttttttactgtCATCTGCCACTTCCTGCTGCTGTTCAggctttctcttctttgttctgtcttctttgtcttcaaccttcacttttttcttctcttcttctgcatctgctttttttttctttgctccaTCATTTTCAGCCTCTGGTCCAGCagtttctgatttcttcttttttgcatCATTTTCATTTGTGTCTGACcgcctcttctttctctcatcttctACAGgatcttcttttttctttttgttgtccTCTCCagtctctgtttttttctttatttcttcttctggctgctctgttctcttctttttgtcttctgtttctgatttatttaattttgggTCTTCTTCTAAAGGTTCtgctttcttcttcacttcttctACCTGGACCTccaactttttcttttcctcagaTACCTCTCTTTCGACAGCAGGGACTGAACTTAGTCGTGGATCATCTGTAAGGTCATGGCTGCTTTTGCTTTTTCCACGAAATGACTAAAATTGAGATAAACAGCATAGTAACAGCAGAACTCAAGGGTACATCAGCATACTACCACCTCCCTAATCCAGCTTCTTTCTACCTATGCACATACCCTCCCGACACaccgttacacacacacaaagaaacaaattagaggaaatacataataattaagGCAAACCAATTCTAACAAAAATCATGCTAACTTCAACTGAATATCTTAAAAGACACATGATCAAAGATGACTCTTGATAAAAACTAGTCATAACACTGGCTTATCAATACCCACATCCACACCATCTTTACTCAAACTCTTTGTGAAACTCACTTCTGTAGCTTTGTCCACCTGCTCTTCATCCTCCTGTGCCTCTTCACCAAATGACAGAAGGCAGAAGTTTCTAGAATGCACAAATGTAAACTGTGTCAGATACTTCTGATAAtagtgaatgtttacaaacaccCAAGTGTAAGTGTATGCACACATGCTTATGTCTACCAAATAAAAACACCTAATATCAATCCAAAGATCTATGAAGaagtaacaaataatttgataaaatcACCTATAAGATGTGTATGGAATAACTGGTCAACACCTAGCACAGACAATTTAAATAGCTGCAGCAAGTAGCCTATACATATCCTATGCAGAATATTATTTCAAGATGTTTAAATATTACTCTAAGAGCACAAATTTCATGTTATAAACTATGAAgacaatttctttcaaaataccACAGCAAATAAATGATTCATATACAGACTCCCATGTTGCACTTCAATACCAATGGAACTATGGAAAAAAAGTGAGCTTTAATGTACTGACTTTGTAGCCCTGGatttactctttattttcttctcatcttcctTATCTTTCTTGCCACGCTTTAGTTGCCGAGGTATTATGTCATCAAATGGATTGAACAATATCTGAAACAACCAACAAGCATCCTTTGCCAATATTAAGTTATCAATCCTTGATAGTGGGTTCATAAGTACCAACACAGGTATAAATGCGCAATCACTGATGCACAAATTCACACCAAATATGATGAATGTTTGAGTAGTAAAataatcatcttcatcataGTCATACAATGGGCCAAAAGAGTAAAGGATATGTGTACATggagaaaaactgaaacaaataaatacaataaactgAAAGACACATTCTACAGCAGAATGATCAGGCTGAACAGAATCTGATGCAGCAACACCATCAGATTTATTGTGAAGTACAATCTGAGCAAGTCCCTCATAGTTCCAATCCTGCTTTACGTGCACGAAACATGGACTCTACCTTCCAACACATGTACTGAGAGGAGAATCCAGTCATTTGAGAACTGCCTAAGAAGGTTGCTCCAGATCTCATAAGggataaaaccaatgactttgtatgaaacatGGTTTCCACACTTATAAGATGCCAGGAATCACTACTTGCAACagtgtaagctggtctggtttcaTCATGTGATCTGGCACAGCACTTCATCTAATattgtccttcaaggtaccctgCCGGGAGGTCAAAGCTGAAGTGATCTGAGGAAGAACTGACATAAATGTGACGGAGCTGACTGGTTGTTCTGTGCAAGACCTGTTCACCAATGCTCATGCCAGGCCTGAGTGGTGGGCCTGGTTAGAATGCTACCTGGTCCCCATCCCTTTCTGATGACCAGCACTGGCAAACCAACATTAGTACCAGTTAAGAGACAAACGAAGGAATTAATGACATTCTACGAAGTGCTCTGTCTTTAACAAGCAGAAATATACAGCACAGAAAATGTGTTCCCTAGTACCCATGGGCAAATACTAAAACCATCATCACCTTccttttgatatttgtattttatacattgataattataattcattttcaaaaaaattctgTCAGCTGCAAAATGTTTGATATACTTATAGCAATCAACTGACCTCTGTATGAAGAATTTTGTGTGGCTCTAAAGGTCGCTCATTGGCTCCGACTTCCACCTCCTGTAGTTTTAGCATGTTGAATAAAGTGTCACCCACAACCTGTTACATATGCAGAACTGTGCTATGGCTTATGCACCATGGACATATTTCTAGTTAGCTACAGAGGACTTTAGAAACACAGAGCATAGACCTTAATGTAGGCTACTGCAATCATCTGAATGGTAAGCAACAAGGATAGAACAATGCTCTAAACTCAATATGCAAAATGTGTTGCTGCAAAAggcataaaacattaattaactAAACTTTATCCATTCAATCTCTGTTGTCAAAAAAAGAACTATGTAATGCATAAGAATTAAATACCTATAGAACAACACAGAACTCACTCATGTGGATATAGCAGTATCAGTGATGTGGATAAGCCTCATCACTGCTGAAATCTAATAACCTAGTGCCTTGCTGTATGGGGGGGGggaccagcaactaaggcaatatcatggcaaggcagccagcactgtaaacagatgtcacatgcagagaaagaacagagtgcctaAGAGCAAATTAgaaacccaggacaaccaacctaCACTGTATTGCTACACCACCATACTGCCATAAGTGCCTGGCTGTACTACATGAATAAGAGATATGCTTATGACATAAAACTGACCagaatagataaaaaaaaaaccaactggtATTCTTATTcctgttaaatttaaaacagtctTCAACAATGCTGTGGAAAACAAGGTGTGAGTatcaagcaaacaaactttaaaacctACTTTGCCAAAAATAGTATGCTTGTTCTGCAGTTCTGGTGTATCTTTCATGGTGAAGAAAAACTGACTGCCATTGTCATTTGGGCCACTGTTAGCCATAGCAACCAGTCCGCGTCGCACAAAACGCAGCCTAGAGTGAAATTCATCCTGTgtgaaacacaacaaaatatgtGACAAGTGACACTGCAAGTCTtgttaaactgtattttaagaAACTACACAATACTGCTCTCCATTCTGATGTTTCaaggaaaaattttttttttttttaaacttactttaAAAGGTGCTCCATACACAGattctcctccttctccagtTTCTGTTGGGTCACCTCCTTGAACAATAAAATTTGGTACCACTCGATGAAATATGGTGTTGTCATAGTAACCTTCAAGGCACAGTTGAACAAAGTTTCTACAAGCTTTAGGTGCCTCTTTTGACCAAAGCTCAATGTCGATGTCCCCAACTGTAGTTTTCAGCAGAGCCTAAACACACAAATAGAGTCACATGTAGCATGATTACTGACACCAGATATACAAAAGAGTTACAAGAATATACAGTATTAATCGAATTGTTGTagttggatttttaaaaataagatatgCTGAGTTATTTCTCTGATTTCACATTATGATAATAATGCTAAAAATGTTTATGGCATTTATATATAGTCTAATGCATAAACTTTTACCATTTAtaatacacacacgcgcgcgcacgcacgcacgcacaccatCATCGTTTTACGATCTAACctcagttttatatataaaaaaaaatcgagaaaaaATTTCTGAATCAAAACATgcgttttacatttttattcttatccTTGCCATTGGCAAATTTTTAACATGCACAATTCTCTTCAAGTTTCTTACTACGTGCTCTTTTCTCTTAAAGAAGGCACTTAATTTAAACTTAAATGATAAACTATCTtgaatttttcttattttaccttcCCATGTGTAGGAGGttcttgtatataaatattgctCATTGTGATTTcagtgtttttttcccccacaagCCACAAGGACTGTACTTGAGAGTACCGTCCCCTGTTCAAACTCTCTAATGATGAAAGAAGAGTTTGCGTCTTTTTTTGTTCGTAATATGTTAACTGCTAGATTTCACCATTTCTGTTATAATGTTTGATGTGTGAACGGTAAAGCATGTCTAACCcttcagttgtttatttttacgaCCTCGATGTGGGCAACTTCCATTATGGTACGTTGAACTACTAAATAAATGGCTCATTTTACGTTCTTCTGAATTATCATTTTGCTAATATTAGTAACAAATTGATAAGTATTGAAATTAATCAgctattaattttaaaaattatattacaacTTGAAGTGAATTTATGTCTTAGCGAGGACcgtttcttctctcctttctataTCACGAGAGAATACGAATTCTTTAATGTTAGCGTCGTCATAATACTTAACGTATTTAAACAACAGGTCCAGGCCATCCGATGAAACCTCATAGGATTTCTTTGACACACAGCCTTGTGCTTCACTATGGactgcacaaaaaaatgaaggtaTTATGTTAGTTATGTGTACAAACACACGCAAATGTAACATcatgcaataaaataataaatacatcgTGGCCAGATTATCAACAGATTTATACAGAAGAGAAGGTTTAAGGAAAGTTAAAGATATTTCAATGgctgcattttaatttttttttttaacagtaagtTGCACAAAACGATGAATGAATAGGTTTTGTTAGGGAAGGTCCTATTGGAGGATTATTGCTATTTGTAATAACCAGCcttatttacagtttgttgtCCTTAACTCAGTAAAAGAGTATGcaatttcattttcaataaattctacattttcaacaaattttgttttttatttaaggTCTACCGACCCTACCGAGCAACATATCATGACATGTGCCGCTTTCACTCGGAAGATTATATTGACTTCTTGAAAAGAGTGACACCTCTCAATgttcaaacatttacaaaatctttAACTCACTTCAATGTTGGAGAAGACTGGTGAGTATATTAATAATGGTAATTAAGCACCATATGAAAGTTAATTGGTTTATAAAGGGgaagaaaatcataaaaataaagattaaaattgGTGTTAccatatataataataatgaggatttatgttgcacctttccaaagattttctcaaaacactttatataaattatgcatagactaaatcattagcaaccatgcacccatatttgtATGTAACAGACACATTCACTTCTACAAcctacactcatacacaaagttaattacagaaaaacattttgtatgcTTATGATCAGGAGAGGGTCAAAGTAAAGTTGTTAGAACAGTTAATAAAAACCTCTGGAAAGTAATACTACTGTACTAGATGTACTGacctggttattttttttttatattctgaaTTCTTGTCAAATGTGTAGTGTAGTGATTGCATTTGTTGTCTGCTTCTCACCAAAAGCATGGTTAATAAGTTCTGTTGCCTGGTAGGGCAAGTTTCTGCATCTCACTCTTTTTCCTCAGCACTTCATCTTTCCCACAATACTCTTTTCGTATTTCAGAAATGTCCTGAACTCAGAAACACCACACTATTATACATATTGATATGCCATATGATGCCTTTTGCTGTTTGTGCAGTCCCGTTTTTGATGggatgtttgatttttgctcCATGTACACTGGCGCATCTCTGGAAGGAGCTgtaaaattaaacaacaaagtTAGTGAATGCTTTTTTTATATGGTTGCCAGTTGCCTCCACTCAATGTTGActatttttcttccctttgtactaaaaaatattaatcttatttcccataaaagtatttattttgattcGTACATGTCACTGGACACAGTTGCATGTAAATATGCCCAGTTTtcatattactttttattaaatttttgttgtttttttaattacatttatatttggttGTAATTTAATGCATCTTGTCCTTTTTAATTGCTATATTTCATATATTTGACTCCTGATATAATTGACCGCTCTTTTCCATTAGGAAAGCTTTAAGTTTCGGCATAGCCTGTGGGCTCTCTTGTATTTATCTGTCATCATTTGATGTTACAGCACTGTGACATTGCTATCAATTGGTCTGGTGGTCTGCATCATGCCAAGAAATTTGAAGTGAGTCATCATTATCtctattattttgctttttttctcatgaaataGACTGTATGTTTCTAAATGCATATATGTATctagtgtttttgtttctttactgattTCTCCATGTTGAGTCACttaagattgtttttttttcttgttttccaggCTTCCGGGTTTTGCTACGTGAATGATATTGTCATTGCCATCCTTGAACTTCTAAAGTATGTTTCCTACATATGTTATTCAAAGATCTGCTGTAGCAATCTGTATTGTTAAGCTTCAGATCTGCTTAGATGAGTTGGGcagtgttggtttttttttttttttttttttgagtgcttacgatgtttgcatgtatatttacatatttatagaAAATGAATATCCTCACTGTGCACAGAATAGCTGTAAAAGTTGTAATGATAGTGTATTTTTATTGGTTATAGATACCACCAGCGTGTCTTGTACATTGACATTGACATCCACCATGGGGATGGTGTACAGGAAGCATTTTACCTCACAGATCGTGTCATGACAGTTTCTTTCCATAAGCACGGCAACTTGTTTTTTCCTGGCACAggtttgaccttttttttttttttttttgtactttctctGGTTTTTCAAGTTCTGAATTTTTGtgggatttttatttgatggaagTGAGTCATTACAAATTAAAGGAAAAGCTGGCATTGATTTTTGGTTTTATCTCAACTGTTTTTAATATAGCTAAAAATTAGTTAATGTATTAACTAtaagaatatatttaaatgtttatcgCTTTAATTATGACTTGAAAAGAAACAAGCTGTAGACCAAGACAAATGGTTTCAGGTGACATGTATGAGATTGGTGCTGACAGTGGCAGGTACTATTCTGTCAATGTGCCTCTGAAGGAAGGAATTGATGACAGTAGTAAGTAttgcaagtttttcttttgtttcttgctttggtTCTCCTTTGTTTTTCTATGAAAGAgcttgaaaatatatatattcctcATGTGTGCCTgcacatataaaacaaaacaaagttttctgttttctgttccTTGTTTTGTCAGATTTTAGAAATCATAAGATCGGAATGCTTTCAGAAACTTCAGTTACAAATGATTGGTAAATTTTTCCATACAGTGAATTCATCTGGTAATATATAGTTTCAGATGAAGTGTAGGTGATAGCTATAAATTTCATAACACTGCTTAATGTAATGACATTAATCTAGATGAAATCATGTTAATAGATATTGATGTATATTTGGTAAACTATGTTAGAATGCTGATTTTATTGCTGTCCTTGTTTTATGagttttcttcttcacttccagCATACATGAGTGTCTTTAAGCCTGTCATTCAAAGTGTGATGGAATTTTACCAGCCCACCTGTGTTGTTTTAcaggtatgtgtgtgcatacacagtAACTTGTAAACATGATTTAAGCTTTCGAAGTATATTTATTCATGTTATCAACACATCCATATAAGTTATTAGCAAGTTCTGTAATGGAAAAAGATTACGTGAGGTGCACTGCTGTGATATACAGTCACTATCAAATAGGGTTGCCACACTCCTTAGTATAAAAGTAATAGAATCCATCGGTCATACACAGTGATGCTTGAAGAAGTAATTTTCTTTGCTTGGATCTCTGTATTAGACAAATAGATAAGAAAGATAGTCAAAATGTCATCCATTTTtgtggtgtgtgcgtgcataaATCCA
Coding sequences within:
- the LOC112573823 gene encoding peptidyl-prolyl cis-trans isomerase CWC27 homolog, which gives rise to MSNIYIQEPPTHGKALLKTTVGDIDIELWSKEAPKACRNFVQLCLEGYYDNTIFHRVVPNFIVQGGDPTETGEGGESVYGAPFKDEFHSRLRFVRRGLVAMANSGPNDNGSQFFFTMKDTPELQNKHTIFGKVVGDTLFNMLKLQEVEVGANERPLEPHKILHTEILFNPFDDIIPRQLKRGKKDKEDEKKIKSKSRATKNFCLLSFGEEAQEDEEQVDKATESFRGKSKSSHDLTDDPRLSSVPAVEREVSEEKKKLEVQVEEVKKKAEPLEEDPKLNKSETEDKKKRTEQPEEEIKKKTETGEDNKKKKEDPVEDERKKRRSDTNENDAKKKKSETAGPEAENDGAKKKKADAEEEKKKVKVEDKEDRTKKRKPEQQQEVADDSKKRKKTDEISDDKKRKRKEDAVEEDRRKRKTEEQDQDSRRKRKPEEEKEEGKKKKKPEEEAEAGSRPSEDQRSIKEDVRKKLKKEREDSPKAKETKPVTESQEDSKKSSSARMEELKKEARKLQKDIKESKKRIEDKEETKVPKPEDSEKTIKKDDEEDTSEENDLLAMVKKERQKYKSRKRLLEKKEDREANTMALLAKFQNRLTNIRTVAGDYDDDEEDKDREEEEDFSDMSWMRHRLHFEEEAQKTKVIDANVPDSDRYELSDPRNPMTQRRRENSKKAMRSKR
- the LOC112573826 gene encoding histone deacetylase 3-like, whose protein sequence is MSNPSVVYFYDLDVGNFHYGPGHPMKPHRISLTHSLVLHYGLHKKMKVYRPYRATYHDMCRFHSEDYIDFLKRVTPLNVQTFTKSLTHFNVGEDCPVFDGMFDFCSMYTGASLEGAVKLNNKHCDIAINWSGGLHHAKKFEASGFCYVNDIVIAILELLKYHQRVLYIDIDIHHGDGVQEAFYLTDRVMTVSFHKHGNLFFPGTGDMYEIGADSGRYYSVNVPLKEGIDDSTYMSVFKPVIQSVMEFYQPTCVVLQCGADSLGSDRLGCFNLSVKGHGECVQVVKEYGLPMLVLGGGGYTKRNVARCWTFETSVLLNEQISNEIPYNEYLEYFAPDFSLHPDISTKQENLNTKQYLDYIRQTTHENLKNLIAAPSVQMHDVAPDLLSLENTEEPDPDVRMSEEDMDKRVEPANEFYDGEKDNDKENEGFLDV